GGCCAGGTGCAGGACAAGAAGGGCTCGGCTTGCCCCTAGAGTGGCGAGGTTCTCTCCTGGTGGCATGGCGGTGGCGCTGCGTGAGATGCGGGTGAGAATGACGGTTTGCCCGACTTCGGGCACGGTGAGTTCGTGTCCGAGGCTGGCGGCTGCTGCTGCGAAGGCTGGGACACCGGGGGTCATTGTGTAGTCGATGCCGACAGCTTGGAGTCGTCGGATTTGCTCAGCAACAGCGGAGTAGACGGATAGATCACCGGAGGCTAGGCGGGCAACATCGTGGCCTTCGGCGTGCGCTTTTTGGCATTCGTTGATGATTCCCTCGAGGTCGAGGGTGGAGGTGTCGATGAGTCGAGCGCCATCAGGGCAGTGTTCGAGGAGTTCTTCGGGGATAAGGGTTCCTGCATAGAGGCAAACGTGGCTGTTTTGGATGATGCGTAGGCCGCGAAGGGTGATGAGGTCGGCGGCGCCGGGGCCTGCTCCGATGAAGTGGACAGTCATGGTGGTCCTTTCGTGAGGGGTATGAGGTTATGGGGTGATACGGCCGATGGCGATGGTGCTGGACCCGTGTGCGTGATTGGCGATGTGTTTGCCGATGATGAGGCGGGCGCCGGCGGCGAGGACGGCGGCTTCTGCGACGGAGGGGGTTCCGGTGAGGTCTGCGACGTGGGGGTTGGGGTTGGGGGTGTTGTGTTGGGCGAGAGTGTGGGAGTCGTAGACCTTGACGCCGATTTCGTGGCGATGGGTTTTTTCGAGGTGTTCGAGTAGGAGTGCGGTTTCGGTGAGGAGTCCGTATTTTCCATTGCGGTCGATGCTGACGAGGGTGGCGATGGCGCCGGAGGCCAGGAGGTTGGCGGTCATGATTTCGCGCAGGTGTTTGAGGATGTCGCGGGCGTTGATGCCGCTGCCACCACCGATGCCGATGATGAGGCTGGGTGGGGTGAGGATGAGGGTGGGGGTGTCGGTACCGAATTGCATGGCGGCGAGGGGGTCAATGTCGGTAACGATGAGTCGTGCTGCGATGTGTTGATGGTTGGTGGCGAGGGTGTCGCCCAGTGGGGGTAGGGGCCAGTTGGTGGGGTTGTCGAGGTCGACTGGTTGGTGGTTGTCCAGGGCGTGGGTGACGTCGTCGAGGGCGCCGGTCCAGGGCCATTGGAGTTGGTGGATGGTGTGTGCGGTGGGGCTGTGTGTGTTGGTGGTTGTTGTGGGGGTGGGGGGTTGTTGGTGGGTGGTGGGGCGGGCGTTGAGGCGGGCGAGCCAGAGGAGGGATTCGGGGAGGGATTCGGCGATGTCGATGTCGTCGGGGAGGGTGGGGCGTTGGATCATGATGACGGGGATGCCGGCGTTGCGGGCGGCTTGGAGTTTGGGGGCGGTGGCGGCGCCTCCGGAGTTTTTGGTTACGAGGACGTCGATGTGGTGGTTGTTGATGAGGGTGGTTTCGCCCTCGAGGGTGTAGGGGCCGCGGTCGAGGATGAGTTCGTGGCTGGCGGGGAGGATTTGGGTGGGGGGTTCGATGGTGCGGATGAGGCAGTGGGCTTTGACGTGTGTGAATGCGGCGAGGTCGCGGCGTCCGGTGGTGATGAGGGCGCGGGTGCCGAGTGTGTCGATGTGTTGGGCGGCGTCGGTGGGGGTGGTTGCGGTGTGCCAGGTGTCGCCGGGTTGGGGTTCCCATTGGAGGCGTTGGAGGCGTAGGTAGGGGATTTCGTGTCCGGGGATGGCGGTGCGGGCTGCGGTGATGGTGTTGGTGGTGATGGTGTTGGCGAAGGGGTGGGTTGCGTCGATGATGGCGCTGATTTCGTTTTCGCGTAGCCAGGTGGCCATGTTTTCGGGGCCGCCGAATCCTCCGATGCGGGTGTCGCCGGGGAGGTTGGGGGTGGTGTGGGTGCGGCCGGCGAGTGAGTTGGTGATGTGCCAGCCGGGGAATGCGTCGGCGAGTTCGTTGGCGAGGAGGCGGGATTCGGTGGTTCCGCCGAGGAGGAGGAGGTGGGGGGCGCTCATCGGGTTGTTCCTTCGTTGATGAGGTGGGGTTTGCGTGCTCGCCATTGGGTGACGGGTCGTGCTGGGGTCCATGAGGTGTAGGTGCCGATGGGTTGTGCGCGGCTGATTTGGATGTGGCCTAGTTCGCCGCCCCAGGTGGTGCGGGCGGTGATGAGGCGGTTTTCGGTTTCGATGGTGACTGCGTTGGCGACGATGCGGCCTCCGGGTGGGAGGGCGTTCCAGCATGTTTCGAGGAGTTGGGGGGTGGTTGCGCCGCCGCCGATGAAGATGGCGTTGGGTTGGGGTAGGTCGTGGAGTGCTTCGGGTGCGTGGCCGGTGATGGTTTGCAGGGTGGTGTTGACGCCGAGGTTGTGGGCGTTGGTGGTGATGTTGGCGGTGCGGTCGGGGCGGGTTTCGATGGAGATGGCGTGGGTGGTGGGGTGGGTTAGGCACCATTCGAGGGCGATGGTTCCGGTGCCGCTGCCGATGTCCCAGAGGAGTTCGTGGGGGCGTGGGGCCAGGGCGGCGAGGGTGATGGCGCGGGTTTCCCATTTGGTGAGTTGGCCGTCGGTGGTGAAGGTTTCGTCGGGTAGGCCTGGAACGAGTCCGGGGTGGCGTGGGTTGGGGTTGGTGATGGGGGTGTTGGTGTTGATGGCGGCGATGGCGAGGGTGGGTAGGTTGGTGTGGTGGGTGGTCCAGGTGGTGGCGGTGGCGGTGGTGTGGGTTTCGTTGGGGGTGCCTAGGTCGCTGAGGAGGGTCAGTTCGGCGTTGTGGTAGCCGTGGTTGGTGAGGTGTTTTGCGAGGTCGATGATGGTGGTGCCGCGTGGGATGAGTGTGAGGATGCGGGTGTTGGGGTGTAGGTGGCGGTTGAGGGTGTGGGTATCGCGGCCGACGGTGGTGATGATGGTGACGGTTTCGGCGGGCCATTGCATGCGGGCGCAGGCGAGTGCCATGGATGAGGTGGTGGGGATGGTGGTGAGGGGGTAGTGGGTGCCGGTGTCGTGGGTTTCGTGGGTGAGTTCTTCGGTGAGGGCGTGGCCG
This region of Dermatophilus congolensis genomic DNA includes:
- the cobM gene encoding precorrin-4 C(11)-methyltransferase — its product is MTVHFIGAGPGAADLITLRGLRIIQNSHVCLYAGTLIPEELLEHCPDGARLIDTSTLDLEGIINECQKAHAEGHDVARLASGDLSVYSAVAEQIRRLQAVGIDYTMTPGVPAFAAAAASLGHELTVPEVGQTVILTRISRSATAMPPGENLATLGASRALLVLHLATAHIDDVVAELLPNYGPDCPAAVVALASRPDEIVLRGQLDNIAAATKEAGIRRTAVILVGQALGAKEFPDSHLYSMACAAERRTEGVPAPITGLPR
- a CDS encoding cobalt-precorrin-6A reductase, which gives rise to MSAPHLLLLGGTTESRLLANELADAFPGWHITNSLAGRTHTTPNLPGDTRIGGFGGPENMATWLRENEISAIIDATHPFANTITTNTITAARTAIPGHEIPYLRLQRLQWEPQPGDTWHTATTPTDAAQHIDTLGTRALITTGRRDLAAFTHVKAHCLIRTIEPPTQILPASHELILDRGPYTLEGETTLINNHHIDVLVTKNSGGAATAPKLQAARNAGIPVIMIQRPTLPDDIDIAESLPESLLWLARLNARPTTHQQPPTPTTTTNTHSPTAHTIHQLQWPWTGALDDVTHALDNHQPVDLDNPTNWPLPPLGDTLATNHQHIAARLIVTDIDPLAAMQFGTDTPTLILTPPSLIIGIGGGSGINARDILKHLREIMTANLLASGAIATLVSIDRNGKYGLLTETALLLEHLEKTHRHEIGVKVYDSHTLAQHNTPNPNPHVADLTGTPSVAEAAVLAAGARLIIGKHIANHAHGSSTIAIGRITP
- the cbiE gene encoding precorrin-6y C5,15-methyltransferase (decarboxylating) subunit CbiE, translated to MDTTNHQHNTHPITLIGIGADGWDSLTPHAQHTLHTATTIIGAPRQLDLLPTTITAQRIPWGKPLRPSIRPLIRQHAPNNNLTILASGDPWHYGIGHALTEELTHETHDTGTHYPLTTIPTTSSMALACARMQWPAETVTIITTVGRDTHTLNRHLHPNTRILTLIPRGTTIIDLAKHLTNHGYHNAELTLLSDLGTPNETHTTATATTWTTHHTNLPTLAIAAINTNTPITNPNPRHPGLVPGLPDETFTTDGQLTKWETRAITLAALAPRPHELLWDIGSGTGTIALEWCLTHPTTHAISIETRPDRTANITTNAHNLGVNTTLQTITGHAPEALHDLPQPNAIFIGGGATTPQLLETCWNALPPGGRIVANAVTIETENRLITARTTWGGELGHIQISRAQPIGTYTSWTPARPVTQWRARKPHLINEGTTR